The Bacteroidota bacterium sequence GAACTGGTCTTGGATCATGCGACACGACTGATGATCGTCGAGAAGTTGCGAAGCATGAATACGACTGAAGCCGAATATGCTCTCCGGCTTATTCCGCAGACGGAATCTTCATTCTTTATCGACATCTTGCCCATTGTTTTCGATCATGGCGATCGCGCGTTACGAATAGCCGCACTTCAGCGGAGTGAGGAATTCACCCTCACACCTGATCATCAATCACGATTATCCAACACGTTGGAACATGCTATCCGAGTTTCCCAGGATCAGCCGGATGTTCTCGGCCCGATACTACAAGCTTATGGGAAGATCCATGGCGGATTCGACAACACTTCGGTGACTCGTTGGCTTGAGGATGAACGTCCGCAGGTGCTGGAGGGTCTATTGACGGGCTTGTTCAAGAGCCGGACGATGACGAATCTCAGAATCGCCAACGAGCATCTCCGGGCGCTGATGAATCACCCCGATCCCGCGCGGCGGACTTCTGCGGCAAGAATAATCGGTCGGGCCGCCGTCCAGGAGACCAACCCTCAGCTGTTGGCCCTGCTCGGCGACGAAAATGAGGACGTGCGTCTCGCAGCAGCGAATGCATCGTCGCTAATTGCACACCAGGATCTGGTCGAGCCTTTGCTTGAACAGTACTTTAATATGGCAACGTCGCGGCAGTTCATGAGAGGGCTGGAGCTTTGTCTGTCGGCATTTGGGAGTCTCCTCATACCTGCTCTTGCTCGTCGCATTGAGTCGGACGCCGTTGATGAAGCGCGGTTGATACGAGTTGCCCGGTTGCTAGGTCATTCTATTCGTGGAGAGGACCTGTCAATGGACGAACGGGCATTTCACGAGCTGGAGTCGCTTCTCCATTGGCCGCCTTCTCGGAGTGGTGACTTAAGCAATATTCGGCTCGTAACGTTGCGCGCGTTGCTCGGCGCCGTGACAAGATTGGATCGGACAAACCTTGGCGATCGCAGCCTATTCGACCGGCTGATCCGAGAAGAATGCGATCGGGTCTACGAGATCGCTGCAATCTTGTCTTTCGTGGATTCGATTCGCGCTGCTCCGGGGTTATCGCGAGCCGCCCGCTTGTTCCGAAGCACATTAGCATTCGAAATTGTTCGCGCCGCCGAGCGCCTGCTGCTGTTGCTGGGATTGCGATACGAACATCACACTCTGCTTCGCGTTCGTGACAGTCTCCTGTTGGGTGATGAACGCGACCGTGCAAATGCATTCGAAACACTTCATCACATCTTACCAAGTGAAGGCTCGAAGGACATCATCGCGGTGCTCGAAGCTAGTTTATTTTTGAGTGGAAGAGCCCATCATGGTGCCGCATTGGCGGATATCATTTCCATGGGACCAATTGAGCGAGTGCCGCAGCAATTAGCGCTCGATCGTTTGATTTCAAACAAGGACCGATTCTATGGTGATTGGACGATCGCCATAGCACGCTATTGGAAGTCGAGCGAGTCAGTCGCTTCAGGGATCGCTGAACTTCATCATAATTCTACTGGAGGTGAACTTATGCCGTTACTATTTGAACGCGTCATTCTCTTAAAGACTGTTGAGCTATTTCGAGAAACGCCCGATCCGGTAATCGCGCACATCGCACAGGCGCTGGAGGAAGTCCACTTCAAAGCCGGCGAAAACATTATCCAGAAGGGTGAAATTGGCGATTGCCTTTACATCATCGTCGAGGGCCGAGTGCGTGTGCATGCTGGCGTTCATTTCCTGACCGAACTCGGTACTCGAGATGTGGTCGGCGAGATGGCATTACTCGATCCTGAGCCACGTTCTGCTTCCGTAACGGCGATCGAGGAAACGACGTTGTTGAAGCTCCAGCGAGATGTGTTTTACGATCTGATGGCCGACAATGTCGAGATAGCGCGTGGCGCAATAACCACGCTCTCCAGGAAGTTACGGAAGCAAAACGAACAAATTTCGCATGCTGGCGAGGTTGCGGCCTCAAAGCCGGGGGTCGATACCTGAAATCCCCATGCAGCGGCAATTTGAACCTTTCCATTGGAACGTTCCGTTGAAATACCGTTCAATTTAGTGCCGCCTAACAATCATTCTGTTCGTGTCGTCAAGGATACATTTCTTGCCATGAGTAAGTCGCTACTCAGCCAAAACGCTTGGGTCTCCGTTTATAAAGATTCCGATCAAGTAACCGGAAGCCCGGTTGTTGTGAAGACGCTCAAAAGCGAGTTTCCTACAGCTGAGGAGATTACGCGTTTAAATAACGAATACGAAATCACGCAGCAACTTTCGATTCCCGGAGTCCGGCGAGCACTCCGGAAAGAAACGATCGACGATCGCCGGGCGCTCGTGCTAACTCACATCGATGGGGTCACACTTCGGGAAGCATTCGTATCCGAGCGGCAGCCGCTCTCCGTGTTTCTCGACATGGCGATCTCGATCGCTCATTTGTTGGCTGAGTTGCACGCCGCACCGGTGATCCACAAGGATATTAACAGCAGTAATATCCTCGTCGATTTGCAGACTGGCACGGTAAGTTTGATCGATTTCGGTATTAGCAGCCGCATCGATTTTCGCTCCTCGTTTCTCGGCAACCCAGAAAAGCTCGAAGGAACACTCGCCTATATCTCGCCCGAGCAAACGGGGCGAATGAACCGCATGGTCGATTACCGCACCGACCTCTATTCGCTCGGTGTGACGTTCTACGAAGTGCTCTGTGGCTCACTCCCATTCGACACGAGCGACCCGGCGGAGTTGGTCCATTGTCATATTGCGAAAGCTGCGACGCCGCCAACGACACGGAATCCCGATCTGCCAGACACGCTCTCGCGCATCGTGATGAAGCTTCTGGAAAAGAATGCGGAGGACCGATATCAGTCGGCATTCGGACTGCAATACGATCTCGAACGGTGCCGGGAGTCGCTTCAGCAACATGGCTTCATTGCTGACATGGAGCTTGCCACGCACGATTATTCGGGCATTCTCCAAATTCAACAGAAACTTTATGGACGCGAGAAGGAAATCGCGCTTCTGCTCGATGCGTTCGATCGCGCAGCCGATGGCGCCGCGTCACCTATCCTTGTCCTCGGGGCTCCAGGCAGCGGAAAGTCCGCTCTCGTGCATGAGTTACATAAACGGATCAGCACGCGCGGCGGGCGATATGCCGAGGGCAAGTTCGATCAATTTCAGCGCGATATTCCCTATTCGGCAATCGGTCAGGCCCTCGCAGAGCTTGCATTATTGCTCTTGACCGAGCGCGATGACGTGCTGGCCAAGTGGCGAACATCGTTACTGAGTACCCTTGGGACGTTGGGTAAGGTCATCACAAATCTCGTCCCACAATTCGAGTTGGTGCTCGGCCCACAGCCGGATCTTCCCGTGCTCGGTGGCGCTGAGTCTCAGAACCGGTTCCAATACGCACTCAGTCAATTCTTCCTTGCACTTGCGACCGAAGAACATCCGCTCGTGCTCTTCATTGACGATCTGCAATGGGCCGATGCTGCATCACTTGACTTGCTCAAGCTCTTGATGAGCAGTCCCGAACACCGTCATCTTCTCATCATTGGCGCCTACCGTGATACGGAGGCGGACCAAACACATCCGCTGGCGGTCATGCTTCGCGATGTATCCGATTCAGGTGTTGCAATTTCTCGGATCAATGTCCTCGATTTGACTCGCGACGACATATCACGTCTACTGGCCGACGCCCTGTTTCAGAGTCCGGAAGACATTCGAAGCTTAGCCGATTTGGTGCAGGAAAAAACACGCGGCAACGCATTCTTTGTCCGTCAATTTCTGGCATCACTCGATGCTCGAGGGGCCCTCCGGTTCGATTTTAACGAACGCCGATGGCGATGGGATGTCACACAAATCCGACAGCTGAAGATTACGGATAATGTTGTCGAGCTTCTTGCGGATCGCGTGAAACAGTTGCCAGAGGATGTGCAAGGCGCGCTGCGATGTGCAGCATGCATTGGAAGCAGTTTCGATGTCCAAACTCTGTCTTTCATTTCTCGAAAGTCGCCGTTCGAGCTATCGCAGCTTCTTCGCACGGCGACGCTTGAGCGGCTCATCATGCCCGCCGACGAGCGGTATAAGCTAGTGGAAGCTGAAGAGAGCGCGACTTTGGGGCAAACGGCCACATTCTATTTCGCGCATGACCGCGTCCAACAGGCGGTGCATTCTCTGATCCCAGAAGAGGAACGGACAGCAGTTCACCTTGACATCGGTCGGCTACTCCTCAAGAATGTGCCACTTGAGCAGCAATCGGAACGTATATTCGACATCGTCTATCAGCTCAATCTAGGGCTTTCGGCGATAACGGATGCCGCCGAACGCCGATCTTTGGTCGAGCTCAATTTGATGGCGGGGAATAAGGCGAAGCAGAGTTCGGCATACCAACCTGCATTTCTCTTCTATCGCACAGCAATTGGCCAACTGCCGCAAGATGTGTGGACGAGCAATTACGGCCTTGCCTTGACGCTTTACACGGAAGCATCAGAAGCTGCTTACGTTACTCGTGATGCCCTATTGACCGATGCGTGGACTGATGCTGTGATTCACAATGCACGCGATCCGCTCGAATCCATCCGCGCCTACATGATCAAGTTGGACGCCGCGATGGCCGTGAATAAGCATCAGGAGATGCTGCAGTTTGGTCTTGAAGTCCTGGCTAAACTCGGTGTGAAGTTCCCTCGTAAGCCCACAATGCTCCATGTCGTCCGGGCGCTCGCAGCTACAAAGATGCGACTGGCGGGCAAGAAGATCGAGTCGCTGGCGGAACTGCCGACGATGACGGATCCGCAAAAGACGTCTGCAATGACGATCATCGAGCGGGTGAGTCCTTCAGCATTCTTGACGGGCAGTCAGCTCTTCCCTCTCATGATATTCAAGATGGTCGAGCTCTCGCTCAAGTATGGTAATGGCGAAACGGCACCGTATGCTTATGGATCATACGCTATTACGCTATCTGGAATCCTTGGTGACTTCAAAGCAGGTTTCCGGTTTGGCCAAACGAGTCTTGAAACACTTCGGCGGCATTACTCTGAAGACTTCGAAGTAAAGGTGCTCTTCGTGCTTGGGGTCTTCATCTATCATTGGAACAGACCGCTCAAAGAGACCTACGAACTTCTTCAAAAGTCTTATACCGCCGGGCTAAAGATTGGAAATGTTGCCACGGGATACTGGTCTGCATACTACAGGTTGTATTACCAATTCCTTGGTGGTGTCCCGCTGGCCGAACTCGAAAGCGAAGTTGGGACGTACGCCGCTACATTTGCCAGAATGAAACACGATGGTGCCGTGATGCGCTCTGGGTTCTTGCGACAGGTCATCGCAAATCTTATGCACCCCTCAGCCGAACCGACACTTCTGAACGGCGAGCACTTCTCGGAGGAATTGATCGAAACGAATTCGGCCGCCGGGGTCGATAAGACTGGCACATTCGGATTCTATGGGATGAAGGTCATGCTGTCTTATCTTTATGGCGACACACCAGGTGCTGTAGAGAGCATGGAGCATGCGACGGCCTTGGTCGAGTCAGGCGTAGGGCTCGCGGAACTGACAATGTTCCGGTTCTATGAGGCACTCGTGCGATTGCGGGCTGCCGAGGGGGCTATCTCCGGTGAACGAAGAACGCACGACAAGAAAGTGGCAGGCCTTCTTCGCAAGATGAAGAAATGGGCTGCGAGTAGTCCCGATAATTACTCGCATCGCTACCATCTCATACTCGCTGAGCGAGCGAGTAAGCGTGGCAACAAGGAGGAGGCCGGCGAACTCTTTGCAAAAGCACTCTCTGAAGCTCGTGCAAGCGGTTTCCTGCAAGATGCCGCTCTGACTGCCGAACTTGCCAGCGAACATTTTTCAAAGATTGGCGACAATAAGTCTGCGCTCGAATATAGCCGTACGGCGT is a genomic window containing:
- a CDS encoding adenylate/guanylate cyclase domain-containing protein, producing the protein MSKSLLSQNAWVSVYKDSDQVTGSPVVVKTLKSEFPTAEEITRLNNEYEITQQLSIPGVRRALRKETIDDRRALVLTHIDGVTLREAFVSERQPLSVFLDMAISIAHLLAELHAAPVIHKDINSSNILVDLQTGTVSLIDFGISSRIDFRSSFLGNPEKLEGTLAYISPEQTGRMNRMVDYRTDLYSLGVTFYEVLCGSLPFDTSDPAELVHCHIAKAATPPTTRNPDLPDTLSRIVMKLLEKNAEDRYQSAFGLQYDLERCRESLQQHGFIADMELATHDYSGILQIQQKLYGREKEIALLLDAFDRAADGAASPILVLGAPGSGKSALVHELHKRISTRGGRYAEGKFDQFQRDIPYSAIGQALAELALLLLTERDDVLAKWRTSLLSTLGTLGKVITNLVPQFELVLGPQPDLPVLGGAESQNRFQYALSQFFLALATEEHPLVLFIDDLQWADAASLDLLKLLMSSPEHRHLLIIGAYRDTEADQTHPLAVMLRDVSDSGVAISRINVLDLTRDDISRLLADALFQSPEDIRSLADLVQEKTRGNAFFVRQFLASLDARGALRFDFNERRWRWDVTQIRQLKITDNVVELLADRVKQLPEDVQGALRCAACIGSSFDVQTLSFISRKSPFELSQLLRTATLERLIMPADERYKLVEAEESATLGQTATFYFAHDRVQQAVHSLIPEEERTAVHLDIGRLLLKNVPLEQQSERIFDIVYQLNLGLSAITDAAERRSLVELNLMAGNKAKQSSAYQPAFLFYRTAIGQLPQDVWTSNYGLALTLYTEASEAAYVTRDALLTDAWTDAVIHNARDPLESIRAYMIKLDAAMAVNKHQEMLQFGLEVLAKLGVKFPRKPTMLHVVRALAATKMRLAGKKIESLAELPTMTDPQKTSAMTIIERVSPSAFLTGSQLFPLMIFKMVELSLKYGNGETAPYAYGSYAITLSGILGDFKAGFRFGQTSLETLRRHYSEDFEVKVLFVLGVFIYHWNRPLKETYELLQKSYTAGLKIGNVATGYWSAYYRLYYQFLGGVPLAELESEVGTYAATFARMKHDGAVMRSGFLRQVIANLMHPSAEPTLLNGEHFSEELIETNSAAGVDKTGTFGFYGMKVMLSYLYGDTPGAVESMEHATALVESGVGLAELTMFRFYEALVRLRAAEGAISGERRTHDKKVAGLLRKMKKWAASSPDNYSHRYHLILAERASKRGNKEEAGELFAKALSEARASGFLQDAALTAELASEHFSKIGDNKSALEYSRTAYQAYEHWGARAKAEHYLARHPQAASTELIGISGHGHTVSHTSSLSLDLSSLLKASTAISSAVRLRTLIERLLTICIESAGAERAVFLLPEGDGSWKEQAIGKVEGQKIRIDFPEASDSIEVSPAVIQYVSRTKQNVVLVHAMSDPMFGQDRYLAEGRMKSVLGLPIMNLSTLTGILYLENNLVAGAFSPQRIEVLQLLSGQIAISLENSKLYENLEQKVEERTRELASEKQKSDDLLLNIIPYETAEELKRNGYVQPRKFDEVTVMFTDFVNFSSVTREWTAEQVVQEVDYYFSAFDEIVGRHGLEKIKTIGDSYMCAAGIRSGTENGTKDMVAAAREILQFVERAKANTGKMRGAFNCRVGIHLGPVAAGIVGTKKFAYDIWGDTVNVASRMESNGVGGRINVSGTVFERIKEMYPCTYRGQIEAKNIGAVDMYFVELAG
- a CDS encoding cyclic nucleotide-binding domain-containing protein yields the protein MSAPFDRLWTSRFVLQALNLRSNERRPVALLWMHSFCLGVGVAYLVSAALPIFLATFPIDYLPIAFASAAVLELIIAYASEHLERTIGQARLLRLELLALVGGTIALRLSMLAGSTIPTYMMAFGLLVWSRIMIYVTDDEFWVIASHLFDVRQGKRLFSLIDSGSFLAKILGYFSVPVILAFFQVPDLLILSAIGAATSLYFLQRIVGDFGHAFATHSAHQSPIANHSQSHKHRMEPGISVLRKRSVMEFVRAHRYIASVALVSFLAVLATTSIDYGFLRQIELRSKDIAEIANFLGLFLGLAQLISLILKIGIVGRLFNRFGLARTSIVLPVGLCAITVAGLIGAMGTKESAMIWSFTAGMLFVQLWSDAVHVPALAIALQPLSKRDRHKGQYLVGGIAEPIGLGVSALLLYVLSVSIGFTLLDISYAIVGVFVAWAFALGWFDREYRMMVFRALKHRRLNEAELVLDHATRLMIVEKLRSMNTTEAEYALRLIPQTESSFFIDILPIVFDHGDRALRIAALQRSEEFTLTPDHQSRLSNTLEHAIRVSQDQPDVLGPILQAYGKIHGGFDNTSVTRWLEDERPQVLEGLLTGLFKSRTMTNLRIANEHLRALMNHPDPARRTSAARIIGRAAVQETNPQLLALLGDENEDVRLAAANASSLIAHQDLVEPLLEQYFNMATSRQFMRGLELCLSAFGSLLIPALARRIESDAVDEARLIRVARLLGHSIRGEDLSMDERAFHELESLLHWPPSRSGDLSNIRLVTLRALLGAVTRLDRTNLGDRSLFDRLIREECDRVYEIAAILSFVDSIRAAPGLSRAARLFRSTLAFEIVRAAERLLLLLGLRYEHHTLLRVRDSLLLGDERDRANAFETLHHILPSEGSKDIIAVLEASLFLSGRAHHGAALADIISMGPIERVPQQLALDRLISNKDRFYGDWTIAIARYWKSSESVASGIAELHHNSTGGELMPLLFERVILLKTVELFRETPDPVIAHIAQALEEVHFKAGENIIQKGEIGDCLYIIVEGRVRVHAGVHFLTELGTRDVVGEMALLDPEPRSASVTAIEETTLLKLQRDVFYDLMADNVEIARGAITTLSRKLRKQNEQISHAGEVAASKPGVDT